The Phormidium ambiguum IAM M-71 nucleotide sequence GTGTTGGACGCGGGACTTGAGTCTGATGGCTGCGGCAGAACACTGCTAGATCGCCGCGTCGCCATTCCCTGGAAACTGCGTGCAGCCCTTCTGCCCTGAGTCCGTTGAGTTCAAACGGTGGTGTTATGTAGGACAAAGCTGCTGCTTCCAGCTTGACGAGGGTCAAACCAATCTGTTGCGCCCACTCCAAGGTGTTTGCCCATTCCCGCTTCATGCCAGGGCGAGTGCCAATAGGTGGCATACTGATTAAAATGTGTCCGCCAATTTTGCACAGTTGGCAAGCTGTCCAAAGAAAGGATTGAATATGCTCTGGATACCAGGGCGGATCTAGGACAACAGCTGCTGCCGTGAGATTAGGTAGCGGATCTTCGATCGCATTGCACCGGATTACCTGGGTTTTTGGTACTGAAGAAGCAAAGCTGTCGGTTGTAGTACGACTTGCCTCAAGCAATACTAATTGGCGTGGGTAGGATTGTTCAATTCCCATCCGCAGCAAACTAGGGGTTCCAAGTAGTACAATTGTATCACTGGAGCGGGTTAGCTTCGCGCATTGATTTAATAAGTGTTTGACTGCTACATCACTAAATCGCCAATCGTAGTCCAGAGGATGGGGAACGGGTAAGGAAATCTGGTGGTATGAGTAAGTTGGTAGTTCTAGCTTTTGTTTAGCAGGTTTGAGTAGCTCTGCCAGAAGTTCGGTAGAAATTATCTTGGTGGAGGCAAGGCGTTGGAGGGAGTTGAGGGCAACCGATGGGTAGACTCCAGGCAGTGATGCTATTAATTGGTCAAATGTGTGTACTCCATAGGCGATTGCCTCAAGCACCCAGCCGTCAACAGCATCTTCAAACATCTGCGTTTCAGTTTGATTGATTGTCATTTTTATTTGCCTCCACGAAGCGACACATCAGCGATGTTGCAAGCTCTTTCTTCACTGGAATATCGGGTTTCTAACTCGACAAGCCAAGCTTCAATTGCAATTTGTTGATTCTGCAATGCTTCAAAGGTGGTATGGTTCAGACGTTCCTTGACTGGGGTGAATTTCTGAATCTGGAGTGGAACTGTCCGCAGTGGTAAATTTCGATCGAGCATTTGAAGGCGGTCAACAAAGCGACGCATATCTTCTGCTATGCTGCTCCCCGATGGGGAAGTAAATGTGGGGTAGGCATATAAATCGATGCCCAGTGTCAATAGCCGTCTCATCAGTTCAAATTGCTGGTCAAACAGAGCAGGTTCCGCACGGGTGTTAAACGCAAATGACTCAGCGTTGAAGCCCTTGAAGCAGCAAACACGACCGTAGTTGGGGTATGTAGCTATCAGTTCGATGTCTGTATCTTTGAGAAATTGCCAGAAGTAGTCGTTACTGAGGTTGTCGTCAGACCAAAGGTAAACCTGGCGTTCAAGCCCACGATTTTTGAGTTCAGCCATCATCCAAGGTACCCATTCGGGAACCATATCCGGTTGTCCGCCTGTTAAGTCGATGATGGGAGGTGGATCTGGTTGAGCGAGGTAGCGATCGATCAAAGTAGTAGGACTCAACCAATCCGAGTAATCGGGGTTGGCGGATAGCAGTTCAAAGGGGACATAGCAATACCAACAACGCCAGTTGCAAGCAGCGTATTGGAAAACCTGCGCCCGAATCATATCGGTTGATGGTAGACTCAGCGCCTTGCAAGCTGGATCGATCGGTAAGGGGTTGAGTGGCCAACCGGAATTACCAAGAGTGCGTCGGAAGTGTCGGATACGTCCAACACCACCACAGTTAGGAGGTTCAGTCAGATCCTTCTCCTGCTCGGTGTTAAGGAAATTTGTGATTAGGAGACGCTTACCAGGTAGATCGACTGATGCAGAGCGATAGCGTGCTGACAATGCTTCTGTGTTAATTGCCATCGAAACTTTTACCTCCCTTGTCCTCTGTAGAAGAACTTTTTGGGGATTGACGGCTCTTCCGTGGAACCTTCTGTGCTTGGTCTGTCAAATTGGGCAACTTCTCTTCGATGTACAACATGACCAAATCAGTTAGGTACGCGATTTCATCGTTAGTTAAATCTCTACCTTGAGGAATGTTATGCCAATATTCAATACACTTACGGCAGCAACAAGCTGTAGCGTGTTGGGCATAGAAGATACTGTTACCGGAATAAGGAGTTTGCTGACCATCTCGATATGGACGCTTTTTGCCGTCCGGCATCTCATGCACTTCGCCAACATACTTTCTAATTCTGTGAGTAGCAGCTTTACGCAGTTCAATTTGACCCTTTCTGAGTGCATGATCTAGAGCATTTTGGTCAATCTCTCTATGCCAATAATCGTGTCGAAACTTTTCATGCTTTAGGGCTTCAAAAGTATGTTTAGCATCATTAATATCACGTTTGTGAACTCGTTCCCAGTCAACCAGTTCTGCCCCGCACTGACGGCAATTACCAAATTGGTTAACTGGTTTCATTTTTCGGGTTTGTTTTTGCAAAAAGCAATGTAAGTCATTCTTACAATCTGTACTAGTGCATTTAAGCTTGAGAGGCTTGAGTTCCTCTTCTGCATTCCAATCTGTTGACATATATTTCAGATTTCATAAATCATCAATTTTTGGAACCGATCAACTATCAGAAAGGGCTCGCAACAAAAGATCTCGATCGACTTTATTGAGTCGCCCAAAGTTCACTTGTTCTAAGAGAAGATCACGCGCAGCCTGCCAAGGATCTGTATAGTCTGTATCCTGTGCTTGCAGGTTAGTTGCTGTTCCCCACCAGTTTTCGCCCTGCAATGACAAACGAAAAGCCATATAGTTGGCGAGTGCCGCCACTGATACATTTTCTCTAGCTGCGACTAGGGGAACGACCCTTTTCAACCGCTCAATACTTTCTCCGGCTTCCTCCTCACACAACTTGACTAACTCTTCGGCACGACCAGCGAGTACGATATATCCGGCAAATCGAGTTGCTGTTTTCTCCTCTGGGGACTCCCGTCGCTCCTGCGCTGTTTCGCTCTCTTCAATTACCGTGCGTTCATCTAATTCTGGTTCTTGAGCTGCGTGCCAAAGTTCGTGGAGAAGATCGGAGAGCCAACGTGCTGCCGACTTTGTTTGCTGCTTGAGAACTATGACGTTACGACCTCCTACACGCCAGAAAGCACCGTGAAATGCACCAGAATCATTCAGGGGCAAGACTGGCACTCCTAAACTCCAGACATAGTGCAGTGCATTTTTAAAGGTTAGAGAGCCGTAAGTGGACAGAATCGCTTCTCGAACTTCATTCGGATTTGTAGGAATTTGTTTCTTTGGTAGGTCTGATGTGGCATCAAGTACAAGAAGTGCCAAATAGTGTGCGTAGAGAGTGTATGCGCTCAAGCGACGCTCATCAGTTCGCTTATTCATTTTGAAGCGAACTGTTCCCATTGCTGCTGTATTTAGCTGTAGTGGACTGGAGCTAAAGATGGCAGTAGGTGTTAAGCCGAATACTCGATTCAAAAGTGCTGCTGCTCGCAGAGCTAGGCTACCAGCTTGGTCTTCAGCTACATTATCTATTTGGAGATTTCCTCCAGCAGATTGGGGAAGAAGTCTTTTAATAATGAATTCGCGATCGATTCCCACTTCCCGTAGGCGACCAAACAAAGTGGTTAATGAAACTTGAGCATTGGGTAAGAAGACATCTTCTCTTATGTTGATTCCAAGAGCCTGACTTACCTCTACTAATCGCGCAAAGCTTGCAGAGGCGTATTCGGTGTCTTCGTAGCGCTGGATCTGCTGTTCTTTAAGTCCAAGTCGTTGAGCAAGTTCCTTCTGACTTAAGCCAGCAGCAATACGAGCTTTGATAAGAGCCAGTGGTAGTTCCTCTAATGATTCAAGTTCTAGTACTGCACACTTACCAGATTTTAGTGCTTCGTACTCCTCAAGCTCCTCCCGCAGATCGCTAAGTTGACTCTGTAAGGCATCTCGCTGGGCCTTCCACAGCAATGGATGGACTTCCTCTCTTTTGTTTGAATTTTGGTCAAACTGTGTTAATGCTTGCTCAAACTTTTTTGCTTGAGTTTGCGTTACGCGGTACTGTCGTTCATTCTTAATCATGGCTGCGATCCTCGCAAATCTATAGCAACAATACCTTTGGGATTCCCGTTTCTATCAGTTTGGAAAAACTCTAAAAACGTTTTTCCT carries:
- a CDS encoding DUF4186 family protein, which translates into the protein MKPVNQFGNCRQCGAELVDWERVHKRDINDAKHTFEALKHEKFRHDYWHREIDQNALDHALRKGQIELRKAATHRIRKYVGEVHEMPDGKKRPYRDGQQTPYSGNSIFYAQHATACCCRKCIEYWHNIPQGRDLTNDEIAYLTDLVMLYIEEKLPNLTDQAQKVPRKSRQSPKSSSTEDKGGKSFDGN
- a CDS encoding helix-turn-helix domain-containing protein; the encoded protein is MIKNERQYRVTQTQAKKFEQALTQFDQNSNKREEVHPLLWKAQRDALQSQLSDLREELEEYEALKSGKCAVLELESLEELPLALIKARIAAGLSQKELAQRLGLKEQQIQRYEDTEYASASFARLVEVSQALGINIREDVFLPNAQVSLTTLFGRLREVGIDREFIIKRLLPQSAGGNLQIDNVAEDQAGSLALRAAALLNRVFGLTPTAIFSSSPLQLNTAAMGTVRFKMNKRTDERRLSAYTLYAHYLALLVLDATSDLPKKQIPTNPNEVREAILSTYGSLTFKNALHYVWSLGVPVLPLNDSGAFHGAFWRVGGRNVIVLKQQTKSAARWLSDLLHELWHAAQEPELDERTVIEESETAQERRESPEEKTATRFAGYIVLAGRAEELVKLCEEEAGESIERLKRVVPLVAARENVSVAALANYMAFRLSLQGENWWGTATNLQAQDTDYTDPWQAARDLLLEQVNFGRLNKVDRDLLLRALSDS